From Vigna angularis cultivar LongXiaoDou No.4 chromosome 11, ASM1680809v1, whole genome shotgun sequence:
AGGAATTCGGATTTTGTAAGGCATACTACTGAATTTTTGCATATTGAATTGAACCTCAACGTGATTTTCTTTAGTTAAATTCTAATCTCTTGGATTTGGCAGTTAGAATCGGACTCTTATATGTGCTTTCTAGCTTTGGCGGAAGTTTGCTGTCCATTTTGCATTTGAAACAGAATAGGTCAAGTACCGTATCAGTTGGTGCATCTGGTGCACTTTTTGGTCTTCTGGGTGCCATGCTTTCCGAGCTTCTAACGAACTGGAGTATCTATGCCAATAAGGTACTTTACATAATCTATCACCATTGGAAGACCAATTTGGATTCTTTAGTTTTAATCCATGGTGGCTTCAGTGTGCAGCTCTTGCAAGCCTACTGATCATTGTTGGCCTAAACTTGGCTGTTGGATTTCTACCTCATGTGGACAATTCAGCTCATGTCGGAGGTTTCTTGACAGGATATTTCCTcggttttgttcttttaatgCGCCCTCAATATGGATACGTAAATCGCAAATATATACCTCCTGGATATGATGTGAAACGTAAATCAAAGTACAAATGGTATCAATATTTCTACCTGTTCGTGTCACTCGTCATTTTGATTCTCGGGTAAATGGTTAAATTTTCCTTGCTTTTCAACTTTCACAATGCATATTGTCATAATCGACTCAATGTGCACACAAGAAAAATCTTTGCTTTAGgtcttcaagaaaaaaaaaaagcttcaaTTTTTAGTACTAACTGTTTtaggtttttaaaaataaatctcaaaaagtttgaaaattaaattttaaataaaattataataaaaaaatctcatttttaagGTTGTTTGTTGGCTTTCATGTCTGGCCTAACATCTCTAAGCCTAATACAATGACTGTTATTTGACAGATTTGCATACTGCCTGGCTAACCTGTACGTAGAAAATGCAGCCGACAAATTTCCCTTCATACAGAGTTATCCAAGATGAAGGGTTCTAACTGCGCAGTCAGTTCTTCAGTTTGCATTACAAAGTGAAAAGCTTCCCTTTCAGGAGCGTTTGAGACAGAAACAGATAATGAAAGCTTCGCAtcactttcttttgcctttgaCATCTGCATGATTTGCAATTGCTTCTGAGAATTTTGGTTTGAAATTCTTTCTTATTTTGAG
This genomic window contains:
- the LOC108333761 gene encoding RHOMBOID-like protein 5, which encodes MGKKPPHQSDIEAARYPPPPPPNFYIPQPPLWFSWLVPLIFLANIACFVYTMYENDCPAYLNDESCLFSEYLGRFSFQPFRENPLLGPAIRTLRLLGALEEDLVVERQEVWRFFSCMFLHAGVVHLLANMFSLLFIGIRLEKEFGFFRIGLLYVLSSFGGSLLSILHLKQNRSSTVSVGASGALFGLLGAMLSELLTNWSIYANKCAALASLLIIVGLNLAVGFLPHVDNSAHVGGFLTGYFLGFVLLMRPQYGYVNRKYIPPGYDVKRKSKYKWYQYFYLFVSLVILILGFAYCLANLYVENAADKFPFIQSYPR